In Atopobium sp. oral taxon 416, the genomic stretch GAGCGTGCGCACTCTCAATTGCCGGGATGATGCCCTCGGTACGGCTCAGGTATTCAAAAGCATTCACTGCCTCGTTATCGGTGATTGCGACATACTGTGCGCGGCCGATATCGTGGAGGTAGGCGTGCTCAGGGCCGACGCCTGGATAGTCGAGGCCTGCAGAGATGGAGTAGACTGGAGCGATCTGGCCGTACTCATCCTGGCAGAAGTAGGACTTCATACCGTGGAAGATGCCGAGCCGACCGGTATTAATCGTAGCCGCTGTCTCCTTGGTGTGGATGCCACGTCCCGCAGCCTCGCAGCCGATGAGCTGTACGTCCTTATCGTGAATGAAGTGATAGAAGGAACCGATTGCATTGGAGCCGCCACCAACGCAGGCGATCACCGCGTCCGGCAGCCGTCCTTCCTTCTCATAGAGCTGAGCTTTGATCTCTTTTGAGATGACCGACTGGAAGTCACGCACCATCGTCGGGAAGGGGTGCGGTCCCATAACGGATCCCAGGCAGTAATGGGTGTCCGAGATACGTGAGGTCCACTCACGCATCGCCTGTGAGACGGCGTCCTTGAGGGTGCCCGTACCGGTGGTAATCGGCACAACATTGGCACCCAAGAGCTTCATCTTGTAGACGTTGAGTGCCTGGCGCTCGCAGTCCACTTTGCCCATAAACACGACACACTCCATGCCCATGAGTGCAGCGACGGTAGCGGTCGCGACACCGTGCTGTCCGGCGCCGGTCTCCGCGATCAGACGGGTCTTCCCCATCTTCTTTGCCAGCAATGCCTGCCCTAAGCAATTGTTGATCTTGTGGGCGCCGGTGTGGTTCAGATCCTCACGTTTGAGGTAGATCTTGGCGCCACCCAGATCCTCGGTCATTTTCTTAGCGTAGTATAACCGGCTTGGACGGTTTGCATAGTCATGATAGAGCGTCTGCAGCTCTGCATTGAACTCAGGATCGTCCTTGTATTTGTTGTAGGCTTCTTCGAGTTCGATGACGGCATTCATCAGCGTTTCAGGGATATACTGCCCACCGTGTATACCGAAACGCCCCTTTGTGTTTGTCATGATCTCCCTTTCATATTTAAGCTATTGCTCAAGCGTGTAAGCGCTTGTTGCTATCTATATGTACTTGCTCCGCTCACCCCCGTGCAAGCTCACGATCCGTATCGTGAACCGCCTGCACAAACGCACGCATCTTCTGCGGATCCTTGAAGCCGTCGGTCTCAAGCGAAGAGCTCGCATCCACTGCAAGGGGCTTCGTTAAGCGTATAGCCTCTCCGACATTCTCCGGCGTCAGTCCTCCTGCCAAGAAGAAATCGCGCTTGAGGTTCTGGATGAGGCTCCAATCGAAGGACTCCCCGGTCCCTCCACCTCCGTGGTCGACGAGGACCAGATCGGCGTGGCTCTTCTCGACCGGGTCAACATCCTCAGCCGAGGCGATCGAGAATGCACGAATGATCGTTAGCGGTTTAGAGTCTTTCACAATGAGGGTATGGATCGCATCGACACGTGCGTCACCCTTGTCTTTGTGAAGCTGCGCCGCACCCAAGCCACAGGAGCGGGCGATATCAACCACAGCCTGAGCATCCATATCGTTCACAAAGACGCCGACCGCTTTGATGCTAGGAGCGAGACGTTGAATCAGCTGCTTTGCCTGATCGGGTCTGACATAGCGACGGCTCTTCTGCACAAAGATAAAGCCCACATAGTCCGGCTTCAGTTCATTGACGACCTCGATGTCCTCAAGCCTTCTCATGCCGCACAGCTTGATCCTTGTCATGGCTCTCTCCTCCCTCTGTATTGCGATGCTGTCTGACCTTTGAGCCGCCTCAGCTCCGCTCCGGGATCCGCCGCACGCATCAGCTGCTCTCCCACGAGTAGCGCGTCTACACCGGCATCCTGCAACTCTTTCACGTCCTCAGGCGTGTGGATTCCACTCTCTGCGACGAAGATCACATTGTCAGGGGTCAACGCTCTCAGGCGCATGCTGTTGTGAATGTCCACGCTGAAGTCCCTGAGATCCCGATTGTTGCAGCCGATGATACGGGCTCCTGCAGCGATCGCCATCTTCAGCTGTTCCCCGTCGTGAGCCTCAACCAACGCGGAGAGCCCAAGCTTATTGCAGAGTTTGATACCAGAGGCGAGCTCCTCTTGATCCATCAGGGCAACGATCAGCAGGACTGCCGAAGCACCCAATAGCTTCGCCTGATAGATCATGTACGGATCCACTGTGAAGTCTTTGCGGAGTACTGGGATGGACACCGTACTGGCAATCTCGTTCAGATACTGGTCTGAGCCCTGGAACCACTTTGGTTCGGTTAACACGGAGATAGCCGCAGCCCCTGCCTTCTCATAGGCTTTCGCAATATCCAGATACGGAAACTCTGGTGCGATGAGGCCTTTGGAGGGGGAAGCTTTCTTGCACTCGCAGATGAAGCTCATACCCTCTGCCTTTAGGGCACGCTCGAAAGGAAAGTCGGTGTCACGGGGCAGCGCCAGCGCTTCGTCTTGTAGCTGATCGAGCGGCTTTTCCCGCTTGGCCTGCGCTACACGCTCACGGGCGTGTCCTGCCAGCTGATCCAAGATGTTCACCGATACTCTCCTCCTCGCGTGTCTGGTTATTGATTCACAGATTTCAGTACACCGAGCGGTTCGATTCCTCGATTACGTTCTCCATGGTCTTCAATGCCTTGCCGGAATCGATCAGATCAGCGGCCATCTTGACACCATCTGCCATGTTCTGGGTCTTTCTCGCTACAAAGAGCCCAGCTCCGGCATTGAGCAGGACAGAGTTCCGCTTGGGTCCCTGGATCTTCCCGGAGAGAATATCGCGGGTAATCTGTGCATTCTCTTGGGGGGTGTCACCCACGAGGTCTCCCTTCTTACCGGGCGTCATGCCGAAATCTTCCGGCTTGATCTTGGAGGTACGGTAGTAGCCGTCGCGCAGCTCGCAAACCGTGGTCGGACCACAGGAACTGATCTCGTCGAGCTTCTCCATACCATAGACGACCATCGCGCGCTTCACGCCGAGGGAGTCAAGTACCTTTACGAGCGGCTCTACCAGGTACTCGTCGTAGACGCCAAGCACGAACATCTCCGGCTTTGCAGGGTTAGTCAAGGGTCCCAGGATATTGAAGACTGTTCTGAAGCCGAGTTCCTTACGGATCGGCCCGACGTACTTCATTGCTGCATGGTACTTCTGGGCAAACAGGAAGCAGAAGTTCGTCTTCTTGAGCATATCGAGAGCCTTGTCCGGATCCATGTTGATATTGACGCCCAGCGCCTCCAGGCAGTCTGCAGTGCCGGACAGCGAGGATGCCGCACGGTTGCCGTGCTTTGCGACCTTCACGCCGCTTGAAGCGATTACAAAGGCAGAGGTGGTGGAGATATTGAAGGAGTGCGCGCCATCGCCACCGGTGCCCACGATCTCGAGGACTTCCATGCCGGGATGCGGTACCGGGGTCGCGAGGGATCGCATGGCCTCTGCACAGCCGGAGATCTCGTTGATCGTCTCAGCCTTGGTCGACTTGGTGGAGAGGGCCGCCAAGAATGCTGCATTCTGCGTCGGGGTGGTCTTACCTTCCATGATCTCGCTCATCACGGTGTACGCCTCGTCGTAGGTTAAGTCCTCTTTGTCGACGATCTTCATGATTGCTTCTTTAATCATTGTGTTCTCCTTAATCTTTAACAGTTGCCTGTTTCGCTTGCCTCGTTATGTCCAAGAAGTTCTTGAGTATCTCTTCGCCCCTCGGTGTCATGATCGATTCCGGATGGAACTGCACCCCGTAGATCGGAAGCTCCTTGTGTTCCACCGCCATGACCTCCCCATCGTCTGCCACCGCAGTGACCTTGAGGCAATCCGGAATGGTATCCGCCTCGACGGCAAGGGAATGGTAACGGGCAACCTCGATCTGCTTGGGCAATCCCTTAAAGAGTGGGCTTGTGGTGTCGAGCGTGGCGATCGAGCTCTTCCCGTGCATCAGGGTCTTCGCGTAACCGATTGTGGCACCGAAGGCCTCACAGATCGCCTGCTCACCGAGACATACACCCAGAAGCGGGATCTTGGTTCCGAGCTCTTTCACCACATCCTCACAGATACCTGCATCCCTAGGCCTGCCCGGACCGGGAGAGATGATGATACCTTCAGGGTACATAGCCGCGATCTCCTCGGTCGTCTTTGCGTCATTGCGCCTGACCTGGATATCAGGATTGAGGCTTCCCACCAACTGGTAGAGGTTGTAGGAAAAGCTGTCGTAGTTATCAATCAGTAGGATCATGCGTCCTCCTTCTTAGTCGTCTCAGAGGACTCTTCAAGTGCTTCCACGACCGCGGCGGCTTTGTTGATGCATTCCTGGTACTCGTGTTCCGGGTTGCTGTCTGCCACGATGCCGGCACCGCTACGGACAAAGACGGTCCCGTTCTTCTTGTAGGCGATACGGATCCCAATGCAGGTATCCATGTTGCCAGTGAAGTCGAGGTAGCCGATTGCGCCGCCATAGATGCCTTGTTTGTTATCTTCCAGGTCATTGATCAACTGGCAGGCACGGATCTTCGGGGCACCGGAGAGGGTTCCGGCGGGCAGCAGGGAGGCGATTACGTCGAGGGCGTCGAGTCCCTCTCTGAGCTCTCCGCGCACGGTGGAGCCGATGTGCATCACATGGGAGAACTTGAGGATCTGGTGGTACTTTTCTACCCTGACGCTGCCGAACTTTGCGACACGGCCGATATCGTTACGGCCGAGGTCGACGAGCATGTTGTGCTCCGCCAGTTCCTTCTCATCTTTCAGCAGTCCCCGCTCAAGCTCCGCATCCTCCTCAGGGGTCTTGCCTCTGGGACGGGTTCCCGCCAAGGGGAAGGTATGAAGCACACCGTCCTCCAACCTGACTAACGTCTCCGGTGAGGCGCCAGCGACTTCCACATCGGTGCCGGAGAGATAGAACATGTAGGGGGAGGGATTGAGCTTACGCAGGACCTGATAGGTATTGAGCAGGCTTCCCTCGTAGGTGGCAGACAGGCGGTTGGAGAGGACGATCTGGAAGATGTCCCCTTCCCAAATGTGGCGCTTCGCCTTCTCGACCATTGCGATATAGCTGTCGTGGTCAAAATAAGGTTTGATCTCAGAGGTCAGCTTCCCTGCCGGCTCCTCCTCGTATTCTCCGTTGAACACTAGGTCCTGCATCTCTGCCAGCTCACGCTCGGCTAACCGATAGGCGTGCTCCCCTTCTGAGAGTGGAGCATCGACGATCAGGACCACAGTGTGGCGGGCGTTGTCAAAGGCGATTACCTTATCGAACAGCATCAAGTCGACATCCTGGAAGCCTTCAGTATCCTGTGCATCCAGCCGAAGTGTCAGTTCCGCATACTGGATATAGTCGTAAGAGAAGTAACCCATGAGGCCACCAGCAAAGGGTGGCAGATAATCGAAATGCGGCGCCTTGTGGTTGGCCAACACCTGACGGATGTACTTCGCCGGATTGTCCGTCGTGAATTCCAAGGATCCCACGTGCATCTTTCCCGCACGGCAGTTGATCAACAGCGTCGGGTCATATCCCAAAAAGGTGTAGCGGCCCCACTTCTTCTGAGCCTCAGCGCTCTCAAGCAGATAGCAATGGTTGGAGACACGTTTCAGGCGTTTGAGCACCTGTAAGGGCTCAAGGTCGCCTGAGGGAATCTCACAGCTGACCGGTACCCGACGGTACTCACCCGTGTCTGCAAGGCTCCTTACCTCCTCTAGGCTTGGTCTGATCTCCATGGTGGCTTTTGCCTCTCTTCCTCGCTGATGTGCCACGTTCTGTTCCAACGGTTCTGCCCGAGGTAATAAAAAATCGCCCCAACAGCAGAACAGAAGTCCTACTGCAAGGGCGATGAATACTGCTATTCAGCGCGGTACCACCTTGCTTCACGAAAATGAGTTTCCTCACTTCGTGATCTCATCGGCATGCAACCACATCCCCGGGCGATTACGATGCCCTCCCCGTCACAGAATACTTGCGGCACCTGCTGCCACTTTGACTGTGCCCTCAGCGGTCCATTTGCATCAGGGTGTTACTGCCGGAATCACACCGCCGCCGGCTCTCTCGAAGTTCCTTCTGGTACGTTATCTCCGCTTCATCGGTTTATCCACTATTCAATTTATAAGCATCATAGGGATTCAAGTAGAACGTAATACAGCACAGTCGGCATTGTTTAACGACCTGTAACATTTATTTCAGGATTATTGCTCATGTGGAGAGGAACAATATGGTACGCCTCTCATGTTATGGAGCGCAGCGAAGTTCAGACCGTGATGGACAACCTCTACAGGGCACTGGAAACCGCTTGGCGGTGAGCTTACTGACCCCCTGCCCCGCGTAGAGTTCACCTCAGCCCAAACCACGATGTATGCGACCCAGAGCTGTGAAAATTGCACCCCCGCACAGAATCCGGGCTCAACGACCTCAAAGGGCTCTTCGATGATACCCTCGAAGGCCATGCAACCCTCGACACGATCGATCTGATAGAAAAGACCGCAGAGAATATCTACCTGTCCGCAGATTGCGCAATCGGCTATGAAACGGCAGCCACGGCATTAACGGCGATCCAGGCCTTCCGGGATGATTCTGAGAGCCACCTCCTGCACCACACCTGCAGATTCAAGTAGTCCCAGCGCGTCCCCTGCGCCTCCGGCCGCCCTGCCGGTGTCGATATCCCCGGCTACATCTCACTGGTGGAAGCCGGCTGCTACACCGACGCGGTGCACCTGACCCGCAAGGACAATCCGCTACCGTTGGTCTGCGAGCATCCCGGCGAGATATACTGCCACCATGGCATGGTCGACGACCCGATGAACATCAGAGACTTCAAGCGCTATGCGGCCGATCACCAGGAGAAGGACTACCGTCCCTGGATTGCAAAGGCTATCCACAAGAGGATTGCAATCATCGGTGGTGGCCTGACAGACCTCTTCGCAGCCTACCGCTTGGCGATCATGGATCACGACGCGACGATCTTCGAAACCCGTAAGCACTTAGGCAGCATACTCCGGTATGGCATCCCCAACTATCGGCTGCCTAACGATCTGCTTGAGAAAGAGATCCAGTGGATCCTGGACTGCGGCATCAAAGTCCACCGCAATACCCCTGTGAGAGATCTCGATAAGCTGCGCAGGGAGTACAACGTGGTCTACATTGCAATCGGCGCCCAGAGCAACAACGCCCTGAAGCTCGAAGGCTAAGACACTAACGGCGTCCTTTCTGCAATCAAGATGCTGCGTGACATCGGAGGCGACGAAGGGCCGGACTTCACCGACAAGTGTGTTGCAATTATCGGCAGCGGTAACGTCACAATAGATACCACACGCTCTTCCGTGCAGCTGAGTGCCGACAAAAGTCACGACCATCTACCACCGCCGTGTCGCGGACATGATCGCGCAGAACGAAGAGATCATCGGTACCGCCGCTGAAGGCTGTGAGCTCCTGGAGCTCCATACTCCGGTACACATCGCCACCAACGAGGATAATACCGTCAGAGGCGTCGTCGTGCAGATCCAGATTATTGACTGACCCAAGCGAGGACACCCGGCGCCCCGTTCGGCACAGGCGGACGAAGAGCTCGTCCCCTGCGACGTCGTCGTGGTTGCAATCGGCCAGACTATCCAGAGTGGGGGCTTTGCCAAACAGGGTATCCTCACCAAGCGTGGCCGTATTCGAGCCGATGAAGATGGCTCAATCGATGGGATTCCCCGGCGTCTTTGCCGGCGGCAACTGTTACAGCGGTCCTGCCACGGTGATTCGCGCGATCAATGCAAGCAACATCAACAACTGCCTCAGCTACAACCATATCGTGCTGAACGAGATTGAGCTCCCCCATGTCACGCTTAAGGGCAGAACCAAATACATGCGGTGTGAGATGATGGAGAGGGAAACGTCTAAGCGTATCCACGACTTCAACCTGATCGAGAAGAGACTCGCTGAGGAGGAAGTACGCCAGAAAGTCGCCCGCTGCCTGCGTTGTAATCACTTCGGCTACGGCGCATTCCGCGGAGGGAGAATCAACCAATGGCAAGAGCACTCAAAACACAGATGGCTCAAGCCACGAAGAAACCGATTAAACTCACAGTCGATAACAAACAGGCCACCACCCCTGACGGCGCCACCATCCCCAATGCCTGCAAAGCCGCCGGGGCCTACGTCCCCACCCTCTGCTATCTGAAAGATATCAATGAGATCGGTACCTGCCACATCTGCCTGGTAGAGATGGAAGGCTACAACCAGTTAGTTGCCGCTTGCGACAACATCACATTGAGGGGTATGGCCGTCCACACCAACACCGCTAAGATGCGTGAGATGCGCAAGACCAATCTGCAGTTTATGCTCACACACCACGACACCAGCTGCACGAGTTGCCTACGCTCCGGCAACTGCACCCTGCAGACCTTAGCCCAGCAGTTCGGGATCCACACCCAACCCTACAAGAAAGAACTGACCGGTAACGGATGGAACCAGGACTTCCCCCTGATCCGTGAGCCGGACAAGTGGTGCAGTGCCTGAGGCGCATCCAGATCTGCAACAAGGTCCCCAATAGCTCCATCTGGAACCTTAAGAACCGCACAAGCCACACCGCCGTCGGCACGACTGGAGGCGCCAACATCGAAGAGACCGACCGCACTCTTTGACGCCCTAGCTGATCCCACCAACACCGTCGTAGTCCAGGTTGCCCCCTCCGTCCATACCGCCTGGGGAGAGCCCTTAGGGGCTTACCCATGAGCAGACAGACATCCAACGCCTCTACACCGCGCTCAAACAACTCGGTATCGGCTATGTCTTCAATATCTTCTGGAGCGCCGATCTCACCATAATGGAAGAGGACTCTGAGCTCCTCGAGAAGCTCAGGCTCGAAGCTTCAGGCAAACCGCAGCTGTAAGCTGACCGGTTCCTGCTCTTCACGAGCTGCTACCCCGGTTGGATCCGCTACGCGAAGGCACACCACCCTGAGATCGTCGACAGGATCTCAACCGCAAAGTCCCCCCCGCCAGATGTTTGGGTCCGTCGCTAAGAGCTGGTTTGCAAAGACCCGGGGAACCGACCCACACAGCATCTATTCAGTGGAGATCATACCCTGTGTCGCAAAGAAGGCCGAAGTCGACCACAAGCCAATGAATGATGCCTGCGGGGATCAGGACATCGACCTCGCAATCATCACCCGTAAGTTAAGCCGCATGACCGCCGCTGCTCTTATCGTTGTGGATGATCTGGAAGAAACCCTGCTCAATCAACCCTTGGGCACCTTCAGCGGCACCGGTGTGATCTTCGGCACCACCGGCGGCGTGATGGAGGCGGCATTCAGAACTGTTCACCATATCGCAACCAGTGAGGACAGCAACGCGGACGTCTTCAAAGAGGTCCGCGGCATGGACGGCTAGAAAGAGTGCACCTTCACCGTAGACGATAAGAAACTGTCAGTCGCTGTCGTCAGCGACCTTAAGAACGCTGAGCGCCTCATCACTGCCCTTAACAAGAGCGAGATCCACTACCACTTCGTGGGGGTCATGGCATACCCGGGAGGCGGCGCCGGTGGCGGCGGACAGCCGATCCACGACGGAAAAGAGCTCGCAGACGAGCGCGGAGATGTGCTGTGAGGGCCGGACCATTCCATGAAGTTAAGAGAGTCCTATGAGAATCCCATCATCCAGGAGATCTATAAGAGCTATCTGGGAGCACCGTTAAGTGAGTGCGCGAGAAACTCCTGCACACCGGCTAGCACGCCTGGGAGATGCCCAATGAGCAATAACTCAGTTTGCCTTCCCTTATGGGCAGGGCAGCCCCGGGTGCATACACGCGGGGCTGCCTTTTTTCCATCGCTCTATAGGTCCTCTCAGTTCTGCGGTGGATCCGCTACGGGGTCCTTCATAATGAAGCCGCCACCGAGGCAGGTAAGCCCCTCGTAGAGTACCGCAGATTGTCCCGCGGCAACAGTACGGACCGGTTCCCTGAACGTGATCTGCACCCGTGAGGGTGACTCTCCCAGCGCCAGCTCAACCTCACGCAGTGCGCCGGTGTGGCGCGCCCGCACGACGTAGTTGCCCGGCTTTGGTTCTGCCCCACTGATCCAGTGACAATCTTCTAGTTGCATCTGCTGGGTCCATAAGCCCGGGCACTGTTTGTCGGAAGTGACGTAGACGACGTTGTTCTCGACGTCGGTCTTCACCACATAGTGGGCAGGTCCTCCGCCGACGTTCAGTCCTTTGCGCTGGCCCACCGTAAAGAGGAAGGCTCCGTCGTGCTTTCCGAGTACCTTACCGGTCTCCCATTCGACAATGTCCCCGGACTTCTTCGGTAAGTTGTCCAGCAGGAAAGTGCGGATGCCGACCGGCCCGATAAAGCAGATACCATCGGAGTCCGGCTTGTTCTCGATACCGAGACCACGCTTCGCGCACTCTTCCCGCACCGTCTTCTTATCCGAATAATCCCCGATCGGAAACAGTACACGGTTGAAGATGTGTCCGTCAACGCGCCACAGGAAATAGGTCTGATCCTTGTGCTCATCCGCCGAGCGAAGCAGCTGGGCTGGTCGCTTCGGGTCCTTCGCATGGATCGTGCGGGCATAGTGACCAGTGGCGATCAGATCTGCCCCCGTCTTGAAGGCACGGTCTGCAAAGGTACCGAACTTCACGGTCTGGTTGCACATCACATCCGGGTTCGGCGTATGGCCCTTCGCGTAGGCATCGACGAGATAGTCCGCCACAGTCTCCTTATATTCTTTTTCACAATCCCAGGTTAAGAGGTCGATACCGAGCTTAACCGCGACACGCTCCGCATCCGCCAAATCCTGTGCCCAAGGACATTTGAAACCGGGGAGATCGCGTGACCAATTCCGCATATAGACGCCCACGACGTCATACCCCTGCTCCTGTAACAGTGCTGCAGAGAGCGCTGAATCAACGCCCCCACTCATTCCTAAATAGACTGTCTGACCCACGTTACTTGTGCTCCCCTGTTGCTGGATCGAGGCCTAACCGCTGCGCTTCTTGTTCGACTGCCTCGGTAATCGCCTGTGCTGCAGCATGAATGTCTTCCTCAGTCGTCGATGCTCCCAATGTGATACGCAGACTGCCCGTCGCAACCTCTTCAGGCGCACCGATCGCTTTCAACACATGGCTCACCCGCATGCGGCTTGCTGCACAGGCGCTGCCAGTTCCGACGAACACCCCCCACTCTTCCAAGAGAATCACAAGGCGCCGTGCCTCGATTCCCGGGAAGGAGATATGGAGCAGTCCGGGCAGCCGCATCTTATCCTTCTTAGGCCCTGAGACAACCGCCCAGGGGAACCGCTGTGTCAGTAACCGCTGCAACTCATTGCGCAGTCCCCGCAGGCGTTTCGCCTCCTTGCTGCGCCATTCACTGGCAGTCTCAAAAGCTTTGGCAAAGCCGATGACACCCGCGACATTCTCAGTGCCAGAGCGGACACCCGACTCCTGTCCTCCGCCCTCGATCAGCGGTTTCAGGGGGATTCCCTCACGCGTCCACAGCATGCCGACCTGCTTAGGTCCGTAGATCTTCGCAGCTGATACGGTCATCATATCCACTTTGAGCGAGGAGATATTGAGTGCCAGGGCACTTGCCGCCTGTGAGGCATCCGTATGCAGATAGAGCGGCCGTGTCTCCCCTGCGGCGAGTCTCCGTTCACGCTCTTTATCCACCAACTCCGCAACCTCACGCACCGGCTGTATCGTGCCAATCTCACCGTTGGCAAGTGAGACACTGACCAGTCCTACGTCCGAGGTCAGTAACTTTTCAAAGGCTGTCATATCGAGACGACCATCTGCATGGACCGGAATAATGGAGCAACCATGCGCCC encodes the following:
- the trpB gene encoding tryptophan synthase subunit beta — translated: MTNTKGRFGIHGGQYIPETLMNAVIELEEAYNKYKDDPEFNAELQTLYHDYANRPSRLYYAKKMTEDLGGAKIYLKREDLNHTGAHKINNCLGQALLAKKMGKTRLIAETGAGQHGVATATVAALMGMECVVFMGKVDCERQALNVYKMKLLGANVVPITTGTGTLKDAVSQAMREWTSRISDTHYCLGSVMGPHPFPTMVRDFQSVISKEIKAQLYEKEGRLPDAVIACVGGGSNAIGSFYHFIHDKDVQLIGCEAAGRGIHTKETAATINTGRLGIFHGMKSYFCQDEYGQIAPVYSISAGLDYPGVGPEHAYLHDIGRAQYVAITDNEAVNAFEYLSRTEGIIPAIESAHALAYAMKLAPTMSEDKIIVVTLSGRGDKDCASVARYRGIDIHE
- a CDS encoding phosphoribosylanthranilate isomerase encodes the protein MTRIKLCGMRRLEDIEVVNELKPDYVGFIFVQKSRRYVRPDQAKQLIQRLAPSIKAVGVFVNDMDAQAVVDIARSCGLGAAQLHKDKGDARVDAIHTLIVKDSKPLTIIRAFSIASAEDVDPVEKSHADLVLVDHGGGGTGESFDWSLIQNLKRDFFLAGGLTPENVGEAIRLTKPLAVDASSSLETDGFKDPQKMRAFVQAVHDTDRELARG
- the trpC gene encoding indole-3-glycerol phosphate synthase TrpC, which gives rise to MNILDQLAGHARERVAQAKREKPLDQLQDEALALPRDTDFPFERALKAEGMSFICECKKASPSKGLIAPEFPYLDIAKAYEKAGAAAISVLTEPKWFQGSDQYLNEIASTVSIPVLRKDFTVDPYMIYQAKLLGASAVLLIVALMDQEELASGIKLCNKLGLSALVEAHDGEQLKMAIAAGARIIGCNNRDLRDFSVDIHNSMRLRALTPDNVIFVAESGIHTPEDVKELQDAGVDALLVGEQLMRAADPGAELRRLKGQTASQYRGRREP
- the trpD gene encoding anthranilate phosphoribosyltransferase, with the translated sequence MIKEAIMKIVDKEDLTYDEAYTVMSEIMEGKTTPTQNAAFLAALSTKSTKAETINEISGCAEAMRSLATPVPHPGMEVLEIVGTGGDGAHSFNISTTSAFVIASSGVKVAKHGNRAASSLSGTADCLEALGVNINMDPDKALDMLKKTNFCFLFAQKYHAAMKYVGPIRKELGFRTVFNILGPLTNPAKPEMFVLGVYDEYLVEPLVKVLDSLGVKRAMVVYGMEKLDEISSCGPTTVCELRDGYYRTSKIKPEDFGMTPGKKGDLVGDTPQENAQITRDILSGKIQGPKRNSVLLNAGAGLFVARKTQNMADGVKMAADLIDSGKALKTMENVIEESNRSVY
- a CDS encoding aminodeoxychorismate/anthranilate synthase component II: MILLIDNYDSFSYNLYQLVGSLNPDIQVRRNDAKTTEEIAAMYPEGIIISPGPGRPRDAGICEDVVKELGTKIPLLGVCLGEQAICEAFGATIGYAKTLMHGKSSIATLDTTSPLFKGLPKQIEVARYHSLAVEADTIPDCLKVTAVADDGEVMAVEHKELPIYGVQFHPESIMTPRGEEILKNFLDITRQAKQATVKD
- a CDS encoding anthranilate synthase component I family protein, giving the protein MEIRPSLEEVRSLADTGEYRRVPVSCEIPSGDLEPLQVLKRLKRVSNHCYLLESAEAQKKWGRYTFLGYDPTLLINCRAGKMHVGSLEFTTDNPAKYIRQVLANHKAPHFDYLPPFAGGLMGYFSYDYIQYAELTLRLDAQDTEGFQDVDLMLFDKVIAFDNARHTVVLIVDAPLSEGEHAYRLAERELAEMQDLVFNGEYEEEPAGKLTSEIKPYFDHDSYIAMVEKAKRHIWEGDIFQIVLSNRLSATYEGSLLNTYQVLRKLNPSPYMFYLSGTDVEVAGASPETLVRLEDGVLHTFPLAGTRPRGKTPEEDAELERGLLKDEKELAEHNMLVDLGRNDIGRVAKFGSVRVEKYHQILKFSHVMHIGSTVRGELREGLDALDVIASLLPAGTLSGAPKIRACQLINDLEDNKQGIYGGAIGYLDFTGNMDTCIGIRIAYKKNGTVFVRSGAGIVADSNPEHEYQECINKAAAVVEALEESSETTKKEDA
- a CDS encoding NADH-ubiquinone oxidoreductase-F iron-sulfur binding region domain-containing protein — translated: MHPRTESGLNDLKGLFDDTLEGHATLDTIDLIEKTAENIYLSADCAIGYETAATALTAIQAFRDDSESHLLHHTCRFK
- a CDS encoding NAD(P)-binding protein, which gives rise to MEAGCYTDAVHLTRKDNPLPLVCEHPGEIYCHHGMVDDPMNIRDFKRYAADHQEKDYRPWIAKAIHKRIAIIGGGLTDLFAAYRLAIMDHDATIFETRKHLGSILRYGIPNYRLPNDLLEKEIQWILDCGIKVHRNTPVRDLDKLRREYNVVYIAIGAQSNNALKLEG
- a CDS encoding 2Fe-2S iron-sulfur cluster-binding protein — protein: MARALKTQMAQATKKPIKLTVDNKQATTPDGATIPNACKAAGAYVPTLCYLKDINEIGTCHICLVEMEGYNQLVAACDNITLRGMAVHTNTAKMREMRKTNLQFMLTHHDTSCTSCLRSGNCTLQTLAQQFGIHTQPYKKELTGNGWNQDFPLIREPDKWCSA
- a CDS encoding iron hydrogenase small subunit: MKLRESYENPIIQEIYKSYLGAPLSECARNSCTPASTPGRCPMSNNSVCLPLWAGQPRVHTRGAAFFPSLYRSSQFCGGSATGSFIMKPPPRQVSPS
- the mnmA gene encoding tRNA 2-thiouridine(34) synthase MnmA, which gives rise to MSGGVDSALSAALLQEQGYDVVGVYMRNWSRDLPGFKCPWAQDLADAERVAVKLGIDLLTWDCEKEYKETVADYLVDAYAKGHTPNPDVMCNQTVKFGTFADRAFKTGADLIATGHYARTIHAKDPKRPAQLLRSADEHKDQTYFLWRVDGHIFNRVLFPIGDYSDKKTVREECAKRGLGIENKPDSDGICFIGPVGIRTFLLDNLPKKSGDIVEWETGKVLGKHDGAFLFTVGQRKGLNVGGGPAHYVVKTDVENNVVYVTSDKQCPGLWTQQMQLEDCHWISGAEPKPGNYVVRARHTGALREVELALGESPSRVQITFREPVRTVAAGQSAVLYEGLTCLGGGFIMKDPVADPPQN
- a CDS encoding cysteine desulfurase family protein, translated to MRVEHTPHTIYLDYAAATPMLPEAVQAMEPYFTERFYNPSAPYSVAREVRADLEGARATLARLIGAKPDTITLCAGATEANNIALHATEGKILVPAIEHESILACARAHGCSIIPVHADGRLDMTAFEKLLTSDVGLVSVSLANGEIGTIQPVREVAELVDKERERRLAAGETRPLYLHTDASQAASALALNISSLKVDMMTVSAAKIYGPKQVGMLWTREGIPLKPLIEGGGQESGVRSGTENVAGVIGFAKAFETASEWRSKEAKRLRGLRNELQRLLTQRFPWAVVSGPKKDKMRLPGLLHISFPGIEARRLVILLEEWGVFVGTGSACAASRMRVSHVLKAIGAPEEVATGSLRITLGASTTEEDIHAAAQAITEAVEQEAQRLGLDPATGEHK